CTGATCATGCTACTGGAAGCAAGGCGGGCTGGAAGGCGCGCAATTCTGTTTACACTTGATCTGACCCAAAGCCAGGCGCGCAAATCGCTAGAGGAGATGAGCAACCCGGAGCTCGCTGCAATGGTAGAGGTTGAGACGTCAGATGACATCGATGCCGATTTTATCGCCGACAAACTGAATGACGCTCCACAGGGCACATTGGCAGTGGTCGACTATTTACAATTGCTGGACGAACGCAGAAGCAAGCCTGCACTTGTCGATCAAGTCCGGCAGCTGCACCGTTTGGCAAAAAGCAACGGCATAATTCTCGTGTTCCTCTCCCAGATCGATCGCGGGTTCGATCCGACACAAGGAGATGTTCCGAAAATTGCCGATGTCCGCCTTCCCAACCCGCTTCCTATGGAGTTATTCTCGAAGGGGATGTTT
Above is a genomic segment from Erythrobacter sp. 3-20A1M containing:
- a CDS encoding DNA helicase → MKLSSPIYQLKRRARAIARHEGIPLHRAQDRIARLEGFASWSLLASKASKSFSDRYLDKMGYGDLVLLGARPGHGKTLTGLIMLLEARRAGRRAILFTLDLTQSQARKSLEEMSNPELAAMVEVETSDDIDADFIADKLNDAPQGTLAVVDYLQLLDERRSKPALVDQVRQLHRLAKSNGIILVFLSQIDRGFDPTQGDVPKIADVRLPNPLPMELFSKGMFLHDGKSRIESLI